TTGTGCAGTTGTGTAGGGTCGCCTCGGAACCAGCCAATGCAATCTCAGATGCAATTGCATTTTCGGTGTGCGCTCGACAATACTCGTTCGGCATCGGCCGCCGCAGCGTCGAACTCCGAAGGTTTCAGGGGGACATGACCAGTGACGATCTACATGTCAGCCAGCGCGAGCACCGTTTCCGACCGTGCCGACTGGCACTCACCCGTGGAACTCGGCGCGAATCCGACGTATGAACGATCACCGTCGGGTCCCGACCTCCACCTGGAGCACGGCTTCGGAGCGGACAACTTCGCCGCCTGCGGCCTCGACGGGCAACCGCGGAACGCGCTTCAGGCGAGGCGCTTCGTCGATGTCACCCTGCGCGGTTGGGGAGTGGCCGCGCTCGTCCCCGACATGGCGCTGGTGGCCGGCGAGCTGGTGACCAACGCAGTCCGGCACGCGCTCGAACCCGGGCGTCCGGCACAGGACGCCTATCCGCTCTGGCTGGGTCTCTACCGCCGGCCCGGTCAGATCGTCTGCACCCTCACCGACCCGAGCCCGGTCCCGCCGCGCCCGCAGCCCTCGCTCCGGATCCCTGCCCCCTGGGCTTCGGGGGGCAGGGGGCTGGCTCTCGTGGAGGCGCTCAGCGACAGCTGGTCCTGGTCCCTCACCCCGCCCCTGGGCAAGGCCGTGTGGGCGAGCCTGGCGCTCCCAGGCCGGGCGAACTGAATCCCGGTCGACCTCGCGCCGGTCACCGTCCCCCTGGAGTTCGCGGCATCCGAGTCTGCAAGAACGCCACGATCCCGACCCCGTGGTCATGACGAAGGCCCCGGGTGCGATCCACTCGCACCCGGGGCCTTCCCGGTCCTGCTCGGAATAGGGCTACGGCAGCTGCGCCGTGGCCCGCGCCTCGCGGCGGTTGTCGCGGAAGGTGTTCACCCTCCGCGCCGTGGCGAACAGCGGGATCGTCGCGGCCAGCACGATCTGAAGTGCACAGCCGGTCTGGAGCAGCAGCTGACCACCCGGAGCGTCGAACGCCCACGCCGCCAGCAGCCCCATGGCTCCCACGATCCAGCTGAGCATCGCGACCGCCAGCTTGCCCCGCGGCTTCGGGTACTCGACCCGGCTGACCATCAGCCACGCCGTGCCGATGATCGCCAGCAGGGTCGGGATGAAGGGCAGCTCCAGCAGCACGATCGACACCACGGTCAGCGCGCCGAAGGGGCTCGGCATGCCCTGGAACATGCCGTCCTTCAGTGTGACGCACGAGAAGCGCGCCAGCCGCAGCACCACCGCCAGCAACACCACGATCGCGGCCAGTGCCGAGACCTTCTGGTGGGCGTCGTCGGCGACCATGCCGTAGACCAGCACGAAGTACGCCGGCGCCAGCCCGAAGCTGATCAGGTCGGACAGGTTGTCCAGCTCGGCACCCATCGGCGAGCTGCGCAGCTTGCGTGCCACGATCCCGTCGAAGAGGTCGAAGACCGCGGCGCACAGCATCAGGATCACGGCCGTCGCGGCGGAATGCCGCGCCATACCGCTCTCGCCGCTGCCGACGAGGTGCGGGATGAGGATTCCGGTGGTGGTGAAGTACACCGCCATGAATCCGCAGGTCGCGTTACCGAGCGTGAGGGTGTCCGCTATCGAGAGTCGCAGTGAGAGCGGCATCTCCTCCGCTTCGTCCGCGGCCCCTGAGCCAGAGTCGGTCTCGAAGTCGTCCGCCTCCGGGACCCAGCCCGCCTGTGTGTCGGGATCAATCACGGTCAATGCGAGTCACCCCCGCGGTAGTGACCTGGCCGACCTCGACCCCGACCTCGACACCTTCCGGGAGGTAGATGTCGACACGGGAGCCGAAGCGGATCAGGCCGATGCGGTCCCCCTGCTCGACCTTGGTGCCCTGAGGGAGGTACGGGACGATACGGCGCGCCACGGCGCCGGCGATCTGCACCATCTCGATGTCACCGAGCTCGGTGTCGAAGTGCCAGATCACCCGCTCGTTGTTCTCGCTCTCCTTGTTGAAGGCGGGAACGAATCCACCCGGCACATGCTCGACGGACGTGACCGTCCCCGCGAGCGGGGCGCGGTTGACATGGACATTCAGCGGGCTCATGAAGATGGCGACGCGGGTCCGTCCGTCCTTCCACGGCATGATGCTCTGCACCACACCGTCGGCAGGGGAGATGACCCGGCCCTGGGTGATCTCGCGCTCGGGGTCGCGGAAGAACCACAGCATGCCCGCCGCCAGAGCGGTGGTGGGCACGGCGATGGCCGCGGCGCGCTTCGACCGGCGCGCGCGCACCAGGCTCAGGGCCGCGGTCGCGACGGTCGGCAGAAGCCACGGCGATGCTCCGCGTGCAATGCGTACGCCGAAGCGGCTGTCGCGAGGTGCAGAGGTTTGGCTGTGGGGCATGGATGACCTTCGTAGCGGATGATGCCGCGCTGGCAACACGGGGGACGGCGGCTTTCCGAAGATGGTATCGGTTGCGCACCGCAACTGGGCAAGCCGCAACTTGAGTCGGCGGCCGGAAGAAGATGACTCGGTGTGATCTTCTTCGCGGCCGAACCGACTCAGAAGCGACATTCAGCCCTGGAGTCGGTACTCCTCGAGAAGCCGACGACCAATGATCATTTTCTGGATCTCGGCGGTACCTTCGCCGATCAGCAGCATCGGGGCCTCGCGGTAGAGGCGCTCGATCTCGTACTCCTTGGAGAAGCCGTAGCCGCCGTGGATCCGGAAGGCGTCCTCGACGACTTCCTTGCAGTACTCGGAGGCGAGGTACTTCGCCATCCCTGCCTCCAGGTCGTTTCGTTCCCCGGAGTCCTTTTTGCGTGCCGCGTTGACCATCATGGCATGGGCCGCCTCGACCTTGGTAGCCATCTCGGCCAGCTTGAACTGGATGGCCTGGTGCTGGGCGATCGGCTTGCCGAAGGTGTTGCGCTGCTGGGCGTAGGAGACGCCCAGCTCGAAGGCGCGCTGGGCGACACCGCAGCCACGTGCCGCGACATTGACCCGGCCGACCTCGACGCCGTCCATCATTTGGTAAAAGCCGCGACCGGTCGTGCCGCCGAGTACCCGATTGGCTGGAATGCGCAAGCCGTCCATGATGAGCTC
This DNA window, taken from Streptomyces sp. SCSIO 30461, encodes the following:
- a CDS encoding ATP-binding protein yields the protein MTIYMSASASTVSDRADWHSPVELGANPTYERSPSGPDLHLEHGFGADNFAACGLDGQPRNALQARRFVDVTLRGWGVAALVPDMALVAGELVTNAVRHALEPGRPAQDAYPLWLGLYRRPGQIVCTLTDPSPVPPRPQPSLRIPAPWASGGRGLALVEALSDSWSWSLTPPLGKAVWASLALPGRAN
- the pssA gene encoding CDP-diacylglycerol--serine O-phosphatidyltransferase, with the translated sequence MTVIDPDTQAGWVPEADDFETDSGSGAADEAEEMPLSLRLSIADTLTLGNATCGFMAVYFTTTGILIPHLVGSGESGMARHSAATAVILMLCAAVFDLFDGIVARKLRSSPMGAELDNLSDLISFGLAPAYFVLVYGMVADDAHQKVSALAAIVVLLAVVLRLARFSCVTLKDGMFQGMPSPFGALTVVSIVLLELPFIPTLLAIIGTAWLMVSRVEYPKPRGKLAVAMLSWIVGAMGLLAAWAFDAPGGQLLLQTGCALQIVLAATIPLFATARRVNTFRDNRREARATAQLP
- a CDS encoding phosphatidylserine decarboxylase, encoding MPHSQTSAPRDSRFGVRIARGASPWLLPTVATAALSLVRARRSKRAAAIAVPTTALAAGMLWFFRDPEREITQGRVISPADGVVQSIMPWKDGRTRVAIFMSPLNVHVNRAPLAGTVTSVEHVPGGFVPAFNKESENNERVIWHFDTELGDIEMVQIAGAVARRIVPYLPQGTKVEQGDRIGLIRFGSRVDIYLPEGVEVGVEVGQVTTAGVTRIDRD